The DNA sequence ACTTGATGCTACCGGTGTAAAGGATAGGAAAAGAGGCAGATCAAAATATGGCGCTAAAAAGCAAAAGGCTTAAAGGTTATTAATATGGGAAGAAAAACTAAAATAAAGGACAGATTTGGTATTACCGATGTGGAAGATATCAACCAGCTTGCTCATAAATTTGTAAATTATTTAATGAAGCAGGGGAAGAAGACCGTGGCACAAAACATCTGGCACGGCACTTTGGAAATAATTCAAAATAAGGCAAAAGAAGATCCGTTGAGTATAGTTAAAAAGGCTATAGATAATGTAAAACCCGTTCTTGAAACGCGCTCAAGAAGAGTGGGCGGAGCTACATATCAGGTACCTGTAGAGGTACGGGAAAATAGGCAGATTGCACTTGCTTTTAGATGGATTATAGCAGCGGCACAGAAAAGATCGGAAAAAAGTATGGCAAGTAAGCTTGCATCAGAAATGCTTGATGCTTATGAGAGTAAAGGTAATGCAATAAAGAAAAGAGAAGATACCCATAAAATGGCAGAGGCAAACAGGGCTTTTGCTCATTATCGCTGGTAGTATCAACAATTTTAGACAAATAATTAAGGGATTAAGAGGCAATAGATATATCATTTTGTAAATATGGATAAAAAGATTGTAAGAAATATAGGAATAATGGCACACATAGATGCAGGGAAGACTACGACAACGGAGAGGATATTGTATTATACGGGTGTAAACTATAAAATCGGAGAAATCGATGATGGAACTACAACCATGGACTGGATGGAGCAAGAGAGAGAGAGAGGCATAACTATAACTTCAGCATCCACAACAGCTGTTTGGAAAGATTATATGATAAATATTATAGATACGCCGGGGCATGTAGATTTCACAATCGAAGTGGAAAGATCCCTGAGGGTTCTCGATGGAGCTGTTGTGGTTTTTGATGCTGTAAGCGGTGTTGAGCCACAATCGGAAACGGTGTGGAAACAGGCAAATAAGTATAATGTCCCTAGATTAGCTTATATAAATAAAATGGATCGTGTTGGTGCCGACTTTGATATGTGCATTGATATGATTAAAAAAAGACTTAATGCAAATCCCGTTACTGTACAAATTCCATTAGGCAAAGAAGGCGACTTTAAAGGTATAATAGATCTTATATCAATGAAAGCCATAGTCTATGATGACGATACTCTCGGTGCTAAATACAGGGAAGTGGAAATCCCCAAAGAATACCTTTCTGAAGCGGAGTTAAAAAGGATCCGGATGGTTGAGTCGATATCGGAACTCGATGAAGGATTAACTGAAAAGTA is a window from the Deltaproteobacteria bacterium genome containing:
- the rpsG gene encoding 30S ribosomal protein S7, coding for MGRKTKIKDRFGITDVEDINQLAHKFVNYLMKQGKKTVAQNIWHGTLEIIQNKAKEDPLSIVKKAIDNVKPVLETRSRRVGGATYQVPVEVRENRQIALAFRWIIAAAQKRSEKSMASKLASEMLDAYESKGNAIKKREDTHKMAEANRAFAHYRW